A single genomic interval of Labrus bergylta chromosome 18, fLabBer1.1, whole genome shotgun sequence harbors:
- the rrh gene encoding visual pigment-like receptor peropsin — MGIDSGVNISDVPYGGKSAFTQLEHNIVAGYLLTAGVLSLTSNIVVLLMFVKFKELRTATNYIIINLALTDIGVAGIGYPMSAASDLHGSWKFGYTGCQIYAALNIFFGMASIGLLTVVAIDRYLTICRPDLEQKMTGRSYNLLILAAWLNAVFWSTMPIVGWASYAPDPTGATCTINWRQNDASFVSYTMAVIAVNFVVPLAVMFYCYYNVSATVKRYKASNCLDSINIDWSDQMDVTKMSVVMVVMFLVAWSPYSIVCLWASFGDPKTIPAPMAIIAPLFAKSSTFYNPCIYVIANKKFRRAITGMIRCQTRQRITINSQVPMTISQQTLTQ, encoded by the exons ATGGGGATCGACTCTGGAGTCAATATTTCAGACGTACCTTACGGAGGAAAAAGTGCTTTTACCCAACTGGAGCACAACATAGTGGCTGGATATCTCCTCACTGCAG gCGTTCTCAGTTTAACGAGTAACATCGTGGTGCTGCTCATGTTTGTGAAGTTCAAGGAGCTCCGCACCGCCACCAActacatcatcatcaacctgGCGCTCACCGACATCGGAGTAGCCGGGATCGGCTATCCCATGTCTGCTGCGTCTGACCTGCACGGCAGCTGGAAGTTTGGCTACACAGGTTGTCAG ATCTATGCAGCTCTAAACATCTTCTTTGGAATGGCCAGTATCGGCCTGCTGACTGTGGTGGCCATCGATCGCTACCTCACCATCTGCAGACCAGATTTAG aGCAGAAAATGACGGGGCGGTCGTACAACCTTCTCATTCTGGCAGCGTGGCTGAACGCTGTGTTCTGGTCCACCATGCCCATAGTGGGCTGGGCCAGTTACGCCCCTGACCCCACTGGAGCCACGTGTACCATCAACTGGAGACAGAACGATGC CTCCTTTGTCTCTTACACCATGGCGGTGATTGCCGTGAACTTCGTGGTGCCTCTGGCCGTCATGTTCTACTGCTACTACAACGTGTCGGCAACCGTGAAGCGATACAAAGCCAGCAACTGTCTGGACAGCATCAACATCGACTGGTCGGATCAGATGGACGTCACTAAG ATGTCTGTAGTGATGGTTGTCATGTTCCTCGTGGCTTGGTCTCCGTACTCCATAGTGTGTCTATGGGCGTCTTTTGGGGACCCAAAAACAATCCCCGCCCCCATGGCTATCATCGCGCCACTCTTCGCCAAGTCCTCCACCTTTTACAACCCGTGCATTTATGTCATCGCCAACAAAAA GTTCAGGAGAGCCATCACAGGTATGATCAGGTGTCAAACCAGGCAGCGAATCACAATCAACTCCCAGGTTCCCATGACGATCTCCCAACAAACTCTGACCCAGTGA
- the LOC109989483 gene encoding glucosamine-6-phosphate isomerase 2 → MRLVILDDYDLASEWAAKYIRNKIIQFKPCAERYFTLGLPTGSTPFSCYQKLIEYYRNGDISFKYVKTFNMDEYVGLPRAHPESYHSYMWNNFFKHIDIDPANAHVLDGNADDLEAECEAYEQKIAEAGGIELFVGGIGPDGHIAFNEPGSSLVSRTRVKMLAKDTIVANARFFGNDLLKVPTMALTVGVGTVMDSKEVMILITGAHKAFALYKAIEEGVNHMWTVSAFQQHPRTIFVCDEDATLELRVKTVKYFKGLMHVHNKLVDPVLSIKEK, encoded by the exons atGAGGCTGGTGATTCTGGACGACTATGACCTGGCCAGTGAGTGGGCGGCGAAATACATCCGCAACAAAATTATCCAGTTCAAACCCTGCGCTGAGAGATACTTCACTCTGGGCTTACCCACAG GGAGCACTCCGTTCAGCTGTTACCAGAAGTTAATAGAATATTACAGGAATGGAGATATTTCGTTCAAATATGTGAAAACCTTTAACATGGATGAATATGTAG gTCTACCTCGTGCTCACCCAGAGAGCTATCACTCTTACATGTGGAACAACTTCTTCAAGCACATCGACATCGATCCAGCCAACGCTCACGTCCTGGACGGAAACGCAGACGACCTGGAGGCAGAGTGTGAAGCCTACGAGCAGAAGATTGCAGAGGCCGGCGGGATCGAGCTGTTTGTTGGAG GAATCGGCCCGGACGGTCACATAGCGTTCAACGAGCCGGGCTCCAGCCTCGTCTCCAGGACCAGAGTGAAAATGCTCGCTAAGGACACCATTGTGGCCAACGCTCGATTCTTTGGCAACGACCTGCTCAAGGTTCCCACCATGGCTCTGACTGTGGGTGTAGGAACTGTCATGGATTCCAAGGAG GTGATGATTCTGATCACAGGCGCTCACAAAGCCTTCGCTCTGTATAAAGCCATAGAGGAGGGGGTGAACCACATGTGGACCGTGTCGGCCTTCCAGCAGCACCCGCGCACCATCTTTGTCTGTGACGAAGACGCCACGCTGGAGTTACGAGTCAAAACGGTCAAATACTTCAAAG gTTTGATGCATGTTCATAACAAACTGGTGGACCCGGTGCTCAGCATCAAGGAAAAGTAG
- the cox8a gene encoding cytochrome c oxidase subunit 8A, mitochondrial has product MSGLLRTFASRAAPALRQQSVAQRANLYSRPAKDKIGVKETAIGITMFSLAILGPSGWILAHLEDYKNKA; this is encoded by the exons ATGTCGGGACTCCTGAGGACCTTCGCCAGCCGTGCTGCCCCAGCTCTGCGGCAGCAAAGCGTCGCCCAGAGGGCAAATCTGTACAGCCGACCGGCCAAGGATAAGATCGGAGTGAAG GAAACTGCGATCGGGATCACCATGTTCTCCCTGGCCATCCTGGGACCATCTGGGTGGATCCTGGCTCACCTGGAGGATTACAAGAATAAGGcataa
- the enpep gene encoding glutamyl aminopeptidase: protein MVDSMDLENQEKRYCIRTKHVGIICVMLVVCSLAVGLGVGLSGSDTSPPPNPTPPEPTQPPAPDRGPCTPSTDSSGDWSNFRLPEYVKPVHYDLHVEPNFDDDTYTGIVEVHVEVTKVTRHLWLHIRQTFVSAPPRLRMQSSQGGQKEVGVKQCFEYKKHEYVVVEATEDLKITGPGEVYVLSLDFQGWLNGSVVGFYRVIYTEEGVKKKIAATDHEPTDARKSFPCFDEPNKKATYKVSITHPKEYGALSNMPPEGPPEELPGKLKTSFQMSVPMSTYLVCFAVHQFNFVERISASGIPLRIYAQPTQLKTAEYAANKTKDIFDYFEGYFNMSYSIKKLDKIAIPDFGTGAMENWGLITYRETNLLYDENQSSSSNKQRVASVIAHELVHQWFGNIVTMDWWDDLWLNEGFASFFEYIGVESTEPTWGMRDIMIISDVLPVMVDDALLSSHPIIVNVSTPAQITSVFDGISYSKGASILRMLEDWMGKEMFRDGCRKYLKDYHFKNAKTENFWASLADVSKLPVAQVMDTWTKQMGYPVLHLIVSETNAILTQKRFLLDPKADATQPSSPFGYKWSIPVKLHTVTTDRNMLEIFDMSTTEQPIMNYLPNVDGLLKVNNDHIGFYRVNHDNDMWNTISQLLQSNHTEFDPADRTSYIDDVFALARADVIDYGNAFNLTMYLNNEKDYIVWERVASSIAYVRDMLSGPTVLYQKFQELFRRHVQAISTELGWTDEGTQTQRLLRETVLSIACQMGDEAALKEASHIFDQWISGAIGDVAVNLRLLVYRYGMKNSGTEEKWNTMFQRYKGSTLAQEKDKLLYGLASVGNVELLYKLLEASKNETVVRSQDLFTLVRYVSLNPLGQSMAWDWTTLNWDYLVKRYTINDRNLGRLLGRISTSYNTELQLWKMEHFFSLTPDAGAGEMSRKQALETVRNNIEWRRANEKEIEWWLNNVA from the exons ATGGTGGATAGCATGGACCTGGAGAACCAAGAGAAGCGTTACTGCATTCGCACTAAGCATGTTGGCATCATCTGTGTGATGCTGGTGGTGTGCTCTTTGGCTGTGGGCCTCGGGGTGGGTCTGTCCGGGTCAGACACATCCCCCCCTCCAAACCCAACACCACCAGAGCCTACACAGCCCCCTGCGCCCGACAGAGGCCCCTGCACGCCTTCCACTGACTCCAGTGGGGACTGGAGTAACTTTCGCCTGCCTGAATACGTGAAGCCGGTCCACTATGACCTCCATGTGGAGCCCAACTTTGACGACGACACCTACACCGGCATTGTTGAGGTTCATGTGGAGGTCACCAAGGTGACCCGCCACCTGTGGCTCCACATCAGGCAGACGTTTGTCAGCGCCCCACCCCGGCTGAGGATGCAATCTAGCCAGGGGGGCCAGAAGGAGGTGGGGGTGAAACAATGCTTTGAATACAAAAAGCATGAGTATGTGGTGGTGGAGGCCACCGAGGATCTGAAAATCACCGGGCCAGGAGAAGTGTACGTGCTCAGCCTGGACTTCCAAGGCTGGCTTAACGGCTCCGTCGTTGGATTCTACAGGGTCATCTACACTGAGGAGGGGGTCAAAAA AAAGATCGCAGCGACCGATCACGAGCCAACAGATGCTCGTAAGTCCTTCCCCTGCTTCGATGAACCCAACAAGAAGGCCACCTACAAAGTCTCCATCACTCATCCAAAGGAGTATGGAGCTCTATCCAACATGCCACCAGAG GGACCCCCTGAGGAACTGCCTGGCAAACTCAAGACCTCCTTTCAGATGTCCGTTCCCATGAGCACTTATTTGGTATGTTTTGCTGTGCACCAGTTTAACTTCGTGGAGAGAATTTCCGCCTCAGGAATTCCT TTGAGAATCTATGCTCAGCCAACTCAGCTGAAAACTGCAGAATACGCGGCCAACAAAACCAAGGACATCTTTGACTACTTTGAGGGTTATTTCAACATGTCATACTCCATCAAAAAACTGG ATAAGATTGCCATCCCTGACTTTGGTACTGGTGCCATGGAGAACTGGGGCCTGATCACATACAGGGAGACCAACCTACTGTATGATGAGAACCAGTCTTCCTCCAGCAACAAGCAGCGAGTGGCCAGCGTCATCGCCCACGAGCTGGTTCACCAG TGGTTTGGAAACATCGTAACCATGGATTGGTGGGACGACCTCTGGCTCAACGAGGGCTTTGCCAGTTTCTTTGAGTACATCGGTGTAGAGAGTACTGAGCCCACCTGGGGAATG CGAGACATCATGATCATCAGTGACGTTCTTCCCGTCATGGTCGACGacgccctcctctcctctcacccaATCATTGTAAATGTTTCAACCCCCGCACAGATCACCTCAGTGTTTGATGGGATCTCATACAGCAAG GGAGCGTCCATACTCAGGATGCTGGAGGACTGGATGGGAAAAGAAATGTTCAGAGACGGCTGTCGG AAATATTTGAAAGACTACCACTTCAAGAACGCCAAAACAGAAAACTTCTGGGCATCTCTTGCAGAT GTGAGCAAGTTGCCAGTTGCACAGGTCATGGATACATGGACCAAACAGATGGGTTATCCAGTTCTGCACCTGATAGTCTCAGAAACGAATGCCATCTTGACCCAAAAGCGTTTCCTCCTGGATCCTAAAGCTGATGCCACCCAGCCTTCTTCACCTTTTGG GTACAAGTGGTCAATTCCAGTGAAATTGCACACAGTGACTACCGATAGAAATATGTTGGAGATCTTTGACATGAGCACAACAG AGCAACCCATCATGAACTATTTGCCCAATGTGGACGGGCTGCTGAAGGTGAACAATGATCACATCGGATTCTACAGAGTCAACCATGACAACGACATGTGGAACACCATCAGTCAGCTGCTACAAAGCAACCacacg GAGTTTGATCCGGCTGATCGGACCAGCTACATTGATGATGTTTTTGCTCTTGCAAG GGCAGACGTTATAGATTACGGTAATGCCTTTAACCTCACCATGTACCTGAACAATGAGAAAGACTACATAGTGTGGGAACGAGTGGCCTCCTCCATCGCCTATGTTCGGGACATGCTCTCAGGACCAACTGTACTCTACCAAAAGTTTCAG GAACTGTTCAGAAGACATGTTCAAGCGATCTCAACAGAGCTCGGATGGACTGATGAagggacacagacacagag GTTACTGAGGGAGACTGTCCTCAGCATTGCGTGTCAGATGGGAGATGAGGCCGCTCTGAAAGAAGCCTCTCACATCTTTGACCAGTGGATTTCTGGAGCTATCGG CGATGTAGCAGTGAACTTGAGGCTGCTGGTTTATCGATACGGCATGAAGAATTCAGGAACTGAAGAAAAGTGGAACACAATGTTCCAGAGGTACAAAGGCTCGACATTGGCTCAGGAGAAGGACAAGCTGCTGTACGGTCTAGCATCTGTGGGGAATGTGGAACTCCTTTACAA ACTGCTGGAGGCGTCTAAAAATGAGACGGTGGTGAGAAGTCAGGATCTGTTCACTCTGGTTCGGTATGTGTCTTTAAACCCACTAGGCCAGAGCATGGCCTGGGACTGGACCACACTCAACTGGGACTACCTGGTCAAAAG GTACACCATCAATGACAGGAACCTGGGCCGTCTATTGGGTCGAATCTCCACCAGCTacaacacagagctgcagctgtggaAG ATGGAGCACTTCTTCAGTCTAACACCTGATGCAGGCGCTGGTGAGATGTCCCGGAAACAGGCGCTGGAGACAGTGAGGAACAACATTGAATGGAGAAGAGCGAATGAGAAGGAGATTGAATGGTGGCTGAACAACGTCGcctaa